A stretch of Triticum aestivum cultivar Chinese Spring chromosome 1D, IWGSC CS RefSeq v2.1, whole genome shotgun sequence DNA encodes these proteins:
- the LOC123180620 gene encoding transcription initiation factor TFIID subunit 13: MQNPSSNHPAPAAAAAGKSKSSGQAAATASGQGHQPSPTTPAAAKSKSSAAAGASGHGHNSSPATPAAGKSKVSAHAVAPGQASSSNQPHAVGGADAAASSLKRKRGVFQKDLQHMMYGFGDDPNPLPETVALVEDIVVEYVTDLVHKAQNVASKRGKLLTEDFLYLIRKDMRKLHRATELLSMNEELKQARKAFDVNEETLVVTNE, translated from the exons ATGCAGAACCCTAGCAGCAATCACCCTGccccggccgcggcggcggcggggaaatcCAAGTCCTCGGGGCAGGCCGCGGCAACGGCCTCGGGCCAGGGCCATCAGCCCTCCCCAACCACGCCTGCGGCTGCCAAGTCCAAGTCCTCGGCCGCGGCAGGGGCCTCGGGCCACGGCCACAACTCCTCCCCGGCCACGCCGGCGGCCGGCAAGTCCAAGGTCTCGGCGCATGCCGTGGCACCGGGCCAGGCGTCCTCCTCCAACCAACCCCACGCCGTCGGCGGCGCTGACGCAGCCGCATCGAGCCTTAAGCGCAAGCGCGGCGTCTTCCAGAAGGACC TGCAGCACATGATGTATGGGTTTGGGGACGATCCAAAT CCACTTCCAGAAACAGTTGCACTTGTAGAGGACATTGTTGTGGAATATGTTACTGACCTC GTCCACAAGGCTCAGAATGTGGCTTCAAAGAGGGGGAAGCTCTTGACAGAGGATTTTCTTTACCTTATCCGAAAG GATATGCGGAAACTGCACCGCGCTACCGAGCtactctccatgaatgaagagctcAAGCAAGCAAGGAAAGCTTTTGATGTGAATGAAGAAACACTAGTAGTAACCAATGAGTGA